In the genome of Ensifer adhaerens, one region contains:
- a CDS encoding Uncharacterized conserved protein, which translates to MSNGNPPRRSRKSDEPQTIDLEAERVATPADDAAKTEAPADAVVMGPETVAETAATSEPAADPVSPTASTTEATPPPAQRGGNGGGAGLIAAGIVGGLIVLVGAGAAQYAGFIPNLGPSQKVQLPDYSGQIASLQQKLADVEKKAANPPVTNLAPVEDRLKNIETAMSKLPVADLTDVLAIKGKVDETAGKVDKIETQMASVANRLQQTEAKVNAPRDDVDVARAIASAGLKAAIDRGGPFQAELQTLASVAPNDDAVAALQAFATKGVPSRADLIKRYPEAADQMLAVLNKPVAGQSLSDRLFKSAFSVIKVRPVGNVEGTNPEAIIARIGDKLQGSDLQGALKEWDTLPDNLKAAGQDYHAALEARVKVEALVAQALEHAVKTTGKQG; encoded by the coding sequence ATGTCCAACGGAAACCCGCCGCGCCGCTCCCGCAAATCGGACGAACCGCAGACGATCGACCTTGAGGCTGAACGCGTCGCAACGCCAGCGGATGACGCCGCGAAAACGGAAGCGCCGGCAGACGCAGTCGTAATGGGCCCGGAAACGGTCGCCGAAACCGCAGCGACATCGGAGCCGGCGGCTGACCCCGTCTCGCCGACTGCGTCCACAACCGAAGCCACGCCCCCGCCCGCACAGCGCGGCGGCAACGGCGGGGGCGCAGGCCTGATCGCAGCCGGCATTGTCGGCGGCCTGATCGTGCTCGTCGGTGCCGGAGCCGCCCAATATGCCGGCTTCATTCCCAATCTTGGGCCCAGCCAGAAAGTCCAGCTGCCCGACTATTCAGGCCAGATTGCCAGCCTCCAGCAGAAGCTTGCCGATGTCGAGAAAAAGGCCGCCAATCCACCGGTCACCAATCTCGCCCCTGTCGAGGATCGCCTCAAGAACATCGAAACGGCCATGTCGAAACTGCCGGTCGCGGACCTGACCGACGTGCTCGCCATCAAGGGAAAAGTCGACGAAACGGCAGGCAAGGTCGACAAGATCGAGACGCAGATGGCCTCCGTCGCCAATCGTCTCCAGCAGACGGAAGCCAAGGTGAATGCACCACGCGACGATGTCGACGTCGCCCGCGCCATCGCCTCTGCCGGTCTGAAGGCCGCCATCGATCGTGGTGGCCCGTTCCAGGCGGAACTGCAAACGCTGGCAAGCGTGGCGCCGAACGACGATGCCGTCGCCGCCCTCCAGGCCTTCGCCACAAAGGGCGTGCCATCCCGCGCGGATCTCATCAAGCGCTACCCGGAAGCAGCCGACCAGATGCTTGCTGTCCTCAACAAGCCTGTTGCCGGCCAGAGCCTCAGCGATCGGCTGTTCAAGAGTGCCTTCTCCGTCATCAAGGTCCGCCCGGTTGGCAACGTCGAGGGAACAAACCCCGAAGCCATCATTGCCCGCATCGGCGACAAGCTGCAGGGGAGCGACCTCCAGGGTGCGCTCAAGGAATGGGATACGCTGCCCGATAATCTCAAGGCTGCAGGCCAGGACTACCACGCGGCCCTCGAGGCACGTGTGAAGGTCGAGGCGCTGGTTGCGCAGGCGCTCGAACATGCAGTCAAGACGACCGGCAAGCAGGGATAA
- a CDS encoding uroporphyrinogen-III synthase codes for MRVLVTRPEHSAVRTGERLRALGHEPIFLSLFAAEHDAGAIKQAQACTDIAAILVTSAEATRALGSAGKLADKPLFAVGKTTAKAARDTGFSNVETANGDGAALAEMLLNRFPSKTKPELLYLAGEPRSPRLEQELAAARFPLKVVVCYRMRPVNLAGDILQAAFQQQPDAVLLYSTAAARRFFEAAESFVKGNQDIQFFCLSPAIAEAVPLALQSRTRCAVRPDETSLFELL; via the coding sequence ATGCGCGTCCTCGTAACACGGCCGGAACACAGCGCCGTGCGTACGGGGGAGCGATTGAGGGCGCTGGGGCACGAGCCGATCTTCCTGTCGCTCTTTGCAGCCGAGCACGACGCGGGCGCCATCAAGCAGGCGCAAGCCTGCACGGACATCGCCGCGATTCTGGTCACAAGCGCGGAGGCGACACGCGCTCTGGGCTCCGCCGGCAAACTCGCGGACAAGCCCCTCTTTGCAGTCGGGAAAACGACAGCAAAGGCCGCCAGGGACACCGGATTTTCGAATGTCGAAACCGCAAATGGCGATGGAGCGGCGCTGGCTGAAATGCTTTTGAACCGCTTCCCGAGCAAAACGAAGCCGGAGCTTCTCTATCTCGCGGGCGAACCTCGCTCTCCGCGGCTGGAACAGGAACTGGCGGCTGCGCGTTTCCCGCTGAAGGTCGTCGTCTGCTACAGGATGAGGCCGGTCAATCTTGCGGGGGACATTTTGCAGGCCGCCTTTCAACAACAGCCCGACGCCGTTCTTCTTTATTCAACAGCGGCTGCCCGACGCTTTTTCGAGGCGGCTGAATCATTCGTTAAGGGTAATCAGGATATTCAATTCTTCTGTCTGAGTCCGGCCATTGCTGAAGCTGTACCGCTTGCTTTGCAAAGCCGAACACGATGCGCCGTACGCCCCGACGAAACGAGCTTGTTTGAACTTTTGTAG
- a CDS encoding hydroxymethylbilane synthase, with translation MQTKPFRIGTRGSPLALAQAYETRRRLMEAHSLPEEMFEIVILSTQGDRIQDRALAAIGGKGLFTAELEEQLADGRLDLAVHSSKDMPTLLPQGLYISAFLPREDVRDAFVGKAAAKLMDLPSGALVGSASLRRQALIKRLRPDLNVTIFRGQVDTRLRKLADGEADATLLAMAGLNRLGKADVATEVLDPEHFPPAPAQGAICIESRVGDKRTDDLIAAINDPTTWTSVGCERGFLATLDGSCRTPIAGLARVEGDYMAFHGMILTPDGSRFHEIRAEGKASEAAAIGRRAGEEIRDKAGPGFFSDWS, from the coding sequence ATGCAAACGAAACCTTTCAGGATCGGCACGCGTGGCAGCCCGCTGGCGCTTGCACAGGCTTACGAGACCCGCAGACGCCTGATGGAGGCGCACAGTCTGCCGGAAGAGATGTTCGAGATCGTCATCCTTTCGACGCAGGGCGACCGGATCCAGGACCGCGCGCTCGCCGCCATCGGCGGCAAGGGCCTCTTCACGGCAGAGCTTGAAGAGCAGTTGGCTGACGGTCGTCTCGATCTCGCCGTGCATTCCTCCAAGGACATGCCGACGCTTCTGCCGCAGGGCCTCTACATCTCCGCCTTCCTGCCGCGCGAGGATGTCCGCGACGCCTTCGTCGGCAAGGCCGCCGCGAAGCTCATGGACCTGCCCTCCGGTGCGCTCGTCGGCTCCGCATCGCTACGCCGACAGGCACTTATCAAAAGACTCCGTCCCGATCTCAACGTGACAATCTTCCGCGGCCAGGTCGACACCCGCCTGCGCAAGCTCGCCGATGGTGAGGCGGATGCGACGCTGCTGGCCATGGCGGGACTGAACCGTCTCGGCAAGGCGGATGTCGCGACCGAAGTGCTCGATCCCGAACATTTCCCGCCCGCCCCGGCACAAGGCGCGATCTGCATCGAGAGCCGTGTCGGAGACAAGCGGACCGATGACCTGATTGCCGCGATCAATGACCCGACGACCTGGACCTCCGTCGGCTGCGAACGAGGCTTCCTTGCGACGCTCGACGGGTCCTGTCGCACCCCGATTGCGGGCCTTGCCAGAGTCGAGGGCGATTACATGGCCTTTCACGGCATGATCCTGACACCGGACGGCTCGCGCTTCCACGAAATCCGCGCCGAGGGCAAGGCGAGCGAAGCCGCGGCAATAGGCCGCCGCGCCGGCGAAGAAATCCGCGACAAGGCCGGGCCCGGCTTCTTCTCCGACTGGAGCTGA